The genome window GCTTCCGGAAGGCGGGGAGCTCGTGTCCTGCGAACTGGACTGGGTGCGCCGCAATGACCTGATGCAGCAGCACACCGGCCAGCACATCCTCTCCGCCGCTTTCGAAGAGCTGTTCGGAGCGGAGACGGTCGGCTTCCACCTCGGCCGCGAAGTGACGACGATCGACCTGACTGTCGCCGAGCTGACGCAAGAGATGGTCGAGCAGGCCGAAGCGATGGCCAACACGATCGTCTTTGAGAACCGCCAGATCGAAGCGCGCTTCGTCACGGCGGAGGAACTGGCGGAGCTGCCGCTGCGCAAGCCGCCGACGGTGACCGAAAACGTGCGCATCGTCTCCGTGCAAGACTTTGATTATTCACCCTGCGGCGGCACGCACTTCTCCCAGACCGGCGAGATCGGCCCGATCAAAGCGCTGTCCTGGAGCAAATACAAAGGCAACACCCGCCTTGAACTGGTCGCCGGCTGGCGCACGCTGCAGGCGATGACCGGCAAGCAACTGGTCCTGCGCAACTTGTCCCGCGTGCTCACCTCTTCCGAAGCGGACCTGCCCGCCAACGTCGAGCGCCTGCTGACCGAGAAGAAAGAGCTGGACAAGCAACTGCAGGAAGCCAAAGATAAGCTGATCGCCACCGAAGCGCAGGAGGCACTGCAAACGGCGGTCGCTCACGACACCTTGAAGATTGCAGGTCTCGTCTTGGAGAACCGCACAATCCCGGAGCTGCAAAAGCTCGGCCAGCACATCGCTTCGCTCGACCCGGACGCGGTGGCGCTGCTCGTCACGTCCGGCGAGAAGACGCAGCTCGTCTTCGCCCGCGGCGCGCAAGTACCGGTCAAGATGAACGAGCTGCTCAAAGAGACGCTGCCCCTGATCGAAGGTAAAGGCGGCGGCAACCCGGACACTGCGCAAGGCGGCGGTGTGGCGAACGTGCCGACCGCAGATGTGCTGCAACATGCGCTGGAACTGCTCAAATCCAAACTTACCCTCGTGTAAAATGTTGCGCTTAACCATGAACCCGATTGCTTTCAAGCATCGGGTTTTTTGTTTTTCTTGATTTACTTAGGTCATATCTAAACAAAACCTCACATAAGTTAGGCAATGTAAAACAGAAAATATCTTTAATATTACGAATTCCTACTAACCAACACATACATTCATTCAAGGAAGGGGCACCTACATGAGCAATTCCGAACTCTACAAACCCTCCCGTTTTAATTTCAAAACGCGAAATTCGAACGGCGACCTGGTGCTGTACAACTCGTTCACGGGAGCGGTCGGGCTGGTGGCGCCGGAGCATGAAGCGCTGGTCGAAGCAGCACTAAAACCGGCCACCCGCATCGACAGCCTTCACGGCGTGCTGAATGACCTCAGCGAAGCGGGCATGCTGGTGCCGGCCGCAGAAGATGAGTTCGCCAAAGCGGCGGAGTTCCATCACGACGTGTTTCATCAAGAAGAACGCCTGCATCTGATCATCATGCCAACCGAAGAATGCAATTTCCGCTGCGTCTACTGCTACGAAGATTTTAAAGTCAAAGAAATGCCGCAAGCGGTCCGCTCCGGCATCAAGAACCTCGTCGCCGCCCGGGCGCCGAAACTGACCCATCTGAACATCTCCTGGTTCGGCGGCGAACCGACCGAAGCTCCCGATGTTATCCTCGAACTGTCCCGGCATTTTCTCGAGCTGTGCGAGCAGTACGGGATCATCTATGAGACGTCGATGACCACCAACGGCTACAATCTGCAGCCTGACTTCGTGAAAACGCTGATCAAAGAGTGCAAGATCGACTACTTCAACATCACATTGGACGGCGTCAAAGAAGACCACGACCAGCGACGGATCAAAAAAGGCGGCGGCGACACGTTCGAGACGATCATCTCCAACCTGCGCCACATGAAAGAGACCGACTACCAGTTCCACTGCCAGTTGCGCACCAACTTTGACAAGCACAGCCGCGAGGAAGTGCCAAAGCTGATGCACTATCTGCTCGCCGAGTTCGAAGGCGACCCGCGCTTCCCGGTCTACTACCGCACGATCGGCAAATGGGGCGGCCCCAACGACGACCAGTTGGATGTTTGCGATGGCAGCCAGGGACTGAAAGAGATGTTCGCCTTGCACAAGCAGGCTCGCGAGCTCGGCCTGCCGCTCGCCGTGCTCGATGAAAACATCGGGCCATCGAGCAGCGTCTGCTACGCGGCTCTGCCGCACTCCTTCGTCGTCGGCGCGGACGGCACGATCTACAAATGCACCGTCGCGCTCGACAAGGAGTACAACAAAGTCGGGCAGCTCGACGAACACGGCAACCTCAACCTGATCGAAGAGAGGTTCAACCTCTGGGTCTCGTCGAACGAAACGATCGACACCGGCTGCCAGCGCTGCTTTTTCCGGCCGTCCTGCCAAGGGGCTGCTTGTCCCTACGAGCGGATCGAAGAAGGCATCCAGCCCTGCCCGCCCAGCAAAACGCAGCTCAAGCAGGTGCTGGACGTGATGACGACCTGATGCCGCCCGTAGATTCTGTGAAGGAGGTGAGACAGGATGAAACTCGTGAAAAAAGCGATGAAGCGCCGCGAAGCGGTGGCGAACACCAACTGCAACTGCTAACACGCGCTAAGGTGCGTATTACGAACAAGGAGGTGATTCGGGTGAAATTGGTGAAAAAAGCTATCAAGCGCCGCGAAGCGGTCGCGAACACCAACTGCAACTGCTAACCACACATACCCCTTTTTGTGAAGAAAAACGCCTGCGGGCGTTTTTCTTCCTACATACTGAACCAGAGGTGATCTGCCATGCAGAAGCGCTCCGGCGGCACACTGCGCTTTGCGCTCGACAACGAACCGGTCATGCTCGACCCGGGCGGCATGATGACGCTGTCCGATTTTCATGTGGTCTTTGCGATGTACGACACGCTGTTTGCGATCGACGAACAACTGATCGTGCAGCCCAATCTCGCCGTCTCCTGGGAGTATCTGACCGACACCTGCCTGCACGTCCGGCTGCGACAAGGCGTGACCTTCCATGACGGCACTCCGCTGACCGCCGAACAGGTGGTCTGGAGTCTCCGTCATCTGCAACAGGAGAGCTCCGAATACCGCTCCCAACTGGCGATCCTTGAGCGGGTCGAAACGCTCGACGCCCATACCCTGCGCTTTCATCTTCACGCCCCGTATACGCCGCTTCTGTCCCAGCTGGCCGGCGGGGCCGGTCTGGTGCTGTCGCCGGAGCTGACCGAAGTCGAGACGGCAGACGGAATCAACTTGACGGTGCACCAAGGTACCGGCCCGTTCCGGTTGCTGAGAAAGACGAGCGAAGCGGTGGAACTGGTCAGATATGACCGCTACTGGGACCGTGATGAGGACGGAACTCCGCTTCCCTATGCCGACGCGCTGATCATGCCCTGGCTTGCGACCGGCACGGACATGTTACAGATGCTGGAGGCGGGACACCTGTCGTTCATCAACGAGATCCCGTATGCAAAAGTACCTTCCCTGCACAGCCGGGAGGACATTCGCTTTCTTGGCATCCCTTCGCACGGGTTCAACTGCGCGCGGCTCAACGTGAACCGTCCGCCTTTTGACCAGACCGCCCTGCGCCAGGCAGTCGCTTGGGCGGTCGATCGCGAAGAGATGCTCGCCTCGGTCAACCTCGGCGTCGGGCTCGTCTCTCATGGACCGATCCCCCCGGCTTCCTGGGCACACGACGAATCGTTCCTCCCATATCGTCCCGACCCGGAGCGGATCAGAGAACTGCTGACGGAGGGCGGCTGCCCGGACGGCTTTTCCTTTACGATTCAGATTCCCGCCGCTCAGATGCTGAAGATGATCAACCACATGGGCGATCAACTGCGCCGTTATGGCATCGACATGACAGCCGAAGTGGTCGAGTTCCCGCAGATGCTGGAGAACCTCACCTCCGGCAATTTTCAAGCGATCTTCCTTGGGGTGGCGGGCGGCACCGACCCTGACGACATCCTGTACACCAACTTCCACAGCAATGGCAGTTCCAACTATCTGGGCTACTCCAACCCGCAGGTCGACCGCCTGCTGGAACAGTCTCGCCGCGAGACGGAGCACGGCGTCCGCTCCCGGCTGTACCGGGAAGCGCAGCGCCTGATCGTGGAAGACAGTCCCTGCATCTTCACCCGCAGCGGCCTGTCGATGATCTGCAAGCGCAGCGACGTGCACGAGATCACGCCGCATCCGGACATGGCGATTCGCTGGAAGCGCATCTGGATCGAAGAAGGAGTGCGGGCATGAGCTATCAAGCGGTCTTGCGCAACAAAAACTTTCGCAACGTCCTGCTCGCCCAACTGCTCTCGAAAATCGGAGACATGGTGACCGGCGTCGCCTTGCCGCTGCTGATCTTTTCCCGTACCGGCTCGGTCGCTTCGATGGCGTTTATGATGCTCACCTATTGGCTGCCCAACCTGATCCTCGCCCCGTTCTTCGGCATCGTGGTCGACCGGGTGAACCGCAAGAAACTGATGCTTGGCATGGACATCGCCCGCGCCTTGCTGATCGGACTGATCCCATTCGTTCCGCTCTACGGGATATATTTGATTTGCTTCCTGACCGCCTGCGCGTCAGAAATATTTGATCTCGCCAAATTCGGTTCCACCAAGCAGCTCGTCAAGCAGGAAGAGCTGGTCGAAGCGAATTCGCTGGTGCAGGGGCTCGACCATTTGATCGGTATCGCCGGCCCGGCTCTGGCCGGGATACTGATCGCCGCCACCAATCTCGTCCTTCCTTTTTACGTCGATGTCGCGACCTTCTCGCTGTCCGCCTTGCTCATGTGCTTCGTGGCGATCCCGGACGTGGAGCGGAAGCCGCAGCAGGAAGGCTGGCTGGAAAAAAGCCGGCTCGATTTCAAAGAAGGCCTCTCGTTTGTCAAAACGAGCGCCCCGCTCTTGTTTTCAATGACGCTGTTCCTGCTGGTGATGATGTTCGCGATGCCGATGAACGTGCTGTTTTATCCGCTGTTCCAAGGCGAGCTCGGCGCCGTCTCCTGGCAGATCGGCCTGATCCTCTCCCTGTTCAGCGTTTCGTCACTCCTCGGCACCATCGTGTCACCGAAGCTGAACCGCCGCTTCAACCGCA of Tumebacillus sp. BK434 contains these proteins:
- a CDS encoding DHHA1 domain-containing protein, which codes for MSRKLYYEDAYVKTFTAAVLERGVEANGTPYVVLDQTAFYPVGGGQPCDLGTIDGVQVVDVEEVNDRILHRLAAPLPEGGELVSCELDWVRRNDLMQQHTGQHILSAAFEELFGAETVGFHLGREVTTIDLTVAELTQEMVEQAEAMANTIVFENRQIEARFVTAEELAELPLRKPPTVTENVRIVSVQDFDYSPCGGTHFSQTGEIGPIKALSWSKYKGNTRLELVAGWRTLQAMTGKQLVLRNLSRVLTSSEADLPANVERLLTEKKELDKQLQEAKDKLIATEAQEALQTAVAHDTLKIAGLVLENRTIPELQKLGQHIASLDPDAVALLVTSGEKTQLVFARGAQVPVKMNELLKETLPLIEGKGGGNPDTAQGGGVANVPTADVLQHALELLKSKLTLV
- a CDS encoding radical SAM protein, with amino-acid sequence MSNSELYKPSRFNFKTRNSNGDLVLYNSFTGAVGLVAPEHEALVEAALKPATRIDSLHGVLNDLSEAGMLVPAAEDEFAKAAEFHHDVFHQEERLHLIIMPTEECNFRCVYCYEDFKVKEMPQAVRSGIKNLVAARAPKLTHLNISWFGGEPTEAPDVILELSRHFLELCEQYGIIYETSMTTNGYNLQPDFVKTLIKECKIDYFNITLDGVKEDHDQRRIKKGGGDTFETIISNLRHMKETDYQFHCQLRTNFDKHSREEVPKLMHYLLAEFEGDPRFPVYYRTIGKWGGPNDDQLDVCDGSQGLKEMFALHKQARELGLPLAVLDENIGPSSSVCYAALPHSFVVGADGTIYKCTVALDKEYNKVGQLDEHGNLNLIEERFNLWVSSNETIDTGCQRCFFRPSCQGAACPYERIEEGIQPCPPSKTQLKQVLDVMTT
- a CDS encoding ABC transporter substrate-binding protein, with amino-acid sequence MQKRSGGTLRFALDNEPVMLDPGGMMTLSDFHVVFAMYDTLFAIDEQLIVQPNLAVSWEYLTDTCLHVRLRQGVTFHDGTPLTAEQVVWSLRHLQQESSEYRSQLAILERVETLDAHTLRFHLHAPYTPLLSQLAGGAGLVLSPELTEVETADGINLTVHQGTGPFRLLRKTSEAVELVRYDRYWDRDEDGTPLPYADALIMPWLATGTDMLQMLEAGHLSFINEIPYAKVPSLHSREDIRFLGIPSHGFNCARLNVNRPPFDQTALRQAVAWAVDREEMLASVNLGVGLVSHGPIPPASWAHDESFLPYRPDPERIRELLTEGGCPDGFSFTIQIPAAQMLKMINHMGDQLRRYGIDMTAEVVEFPQMLENLTSGNFQAIFLGVAGGTDPDDILYTNFHSNGSSNYLGYSNPQVDRLLEQSRRETEHGVRSRLYREAQRLIVEDSPCIFTRSGLSMICKRSDVHEITPHPDMAIRWKRIWIEEGVRA
- a CDS encoding MFS transporter, producing MSYQAVLRNKNFRNVLLAQLLSKIGDMVTGVALPLLIFSRTGSVASMAFMMLTYWLPNLILAPFFGIVVDRVNRKKLMLGMDIARALLIGLIPFVPLYGIYLICFLTACASEIFDLAKFGSTKQLVKQEELVEANSLVQGLDHLIGIAGPALAGILIAATNLVLPFYVDVATFSLSALLMCFVAIPDVERKPQQEGWLEKSRLDFKEGLSFVKTSAPLLFSMTLFLLVMMFAMPMNVLFYPLFQGELGAVSWQIGLILSLFSVSSLLGTIVSPKLNRRFNRIHLILLGLFCMGFFSALLALSQNVYLALAFYALGAFFNGFVNPLNATLRQENIPHNLMGRVTGMYFSAVNSLSLVSMLLIGLFGDLLAVRDLYLAAGIGYAVVGLLGFFSPWYAKTKGMYETEKTALEQV